In Schaalia sp. JY-X169, the following are encoded in one genomic region:
- a CDS encoding maltotransferase domain-containing protein, giving the protein MKTNDPRLLSRIPAIEVFPVVADATLPAKATEGEAFPVRATVFREGHDQFGAEVVLVTPDRKEYSRTRMYLIAPGVDCLEAWVMPDAPGDWSFRIDTWSDPWATWKHDASIKIRAGVDADLMCEEGARVLERAVRGDYRRAQRPPSVPAYRKVKPDSDAGKQMLLAIETLRDTSISPTTRFAAAVSSRLEAAMAAYPLRDFIECTVKYPLRVDRRAALYGSWYEVFPRSFGAVQAEDGTWKSGTLNALTASVKNIASMGFTVLYLTPVHPIGTTFRKGRNNALDAHPGDPGSPYGIGSPDGGHDALHADLGTFKDFDRLVKEAAKQGMEVALDLALQASPDHPWVTEHPEWFTTRADGTIAYAENPPKKYQDIYPLNFDNDPEGIYQAIVDVVEVWISHGVRIFRVDNPHTKPIPFWQRFLNYMHRTHPDVLFLAEAFTRPAMMRTLGMVGFQQSYTYFTWRESKQELIDYFEEVAKDTAYVMRPAFWPTTHDILTNQMTTGGTSIFAIRAILAATGSPTWGIYSGYELVENVQRPGFEEQIDNEKYEYRVRPWDAIEQAGITGLLKQLNSARASHPALQQLHQITFHHTTNENVLCYSKHVPARFSPTGKDDTVIVVVSLDPHNEVESTIYIDRDALLEPETRTRLGAMDGHEDRGAPVALELVDELDGATYQWGRENYVRLSPWTRTGHVFSVRAISTLE; this is encoded by the coding sequence GTGAAAACGAATGATCCGCGCCTTCTCAGCCGTATACCTGCCATCGAAGTCTTTCCGGTAGTTGCCGATGCGACCCTCCCCGCAAAAGCAACCGAAGGTGAAGCGTTCCCTGTCCGCGCGACTGTCTTTAGGGAGGGCCACGACCAGTTCGGTGCCGAGGTCGTCCTCGTAACTCCGGACCGCAAAGAATACTCTCGTACCCGCATGTACCTGATTGCTCCGGGAGTTGATTGTCTTGAAGCGTGGGTTATGCCCGACGCTCCTGGAGACTGGTCGTTCAGGATTGACACGTGGTCTGATCCGTGGGCAACTTGGAAGCACGATGCATCGATAAAGATCCGAGCCGGTGTTGATGCGGATCTCATGTGCGAAGAGGGCGCGCGCGTGCTGGAGCGGGCGGTTCGCGGAGACTACCGGAGGGCCCAGCGTCCCCCAAGTGTTCCCGCCTACCGCAAGGTCAAGCCGGATAGCGACGCTGGAAAGCAGATGCTCTTGGCAATCGAGACACTTCGCGATACTTCGATCTCCCCGACGACACGGTTCGCCGCTGCAGTCTCATCCCGACTCGAGGCAGCAATGGCGGCTTACCCGCTGCGAGACTTCATCGAATGCACCGTGAAGTACCCACTGCGTGTTGATCGTAGGGCCGCACTGTACGGATCCTGGTACGAAGTGTTCCCTCGCTCCTTCGGCGCAGTTCAAGCCGAGGACGGAACCTGGAAGTCAGGAACGCTCAATGCGCTAACCGCAAGCGTCAAGAACATCGCCTCCATGGGCTTCACAGTCCTCTACCTCACCCCAGTCCACCCCATCGGCACCACGTTCCGCAAGGGTCGTAACAATGCCCTGGATGCTCACCCGGGAGACCCGGGATCGCCATATGGGATTGGTTCGCCAGATGGAGGCCATGATGCCCTTCACGCGGACTTGGGGACGTTCAAAGATTTCGACAGGCTGGTAAAAGAGGCCGCAAAGCAGGGCATGGAAGTCGCCCTCGACCTAGCGTTGCAGGCGTCGCCTGATCATCCCTGGGTCACGGAGCACCCCGAATGGTTCACCACCCGCGCCGACGGCACCATTGCCTACGCTGAGAACCCACCTAAGAAGTATCAGGACATCTACCCTCTCAACTTCGACAATGATCCTGAGGGCATCTATCAGGCCATTGTCGACGTAGTGGAAGTGTGGATCAGCCACGGTGTGCGGATATTCCGCGTCGATAATCCCCATACCAAGCCGATCCCGTTCTGGCAGCGCTTCCTCAACTACATGCACAGAACGCACCCCGACGTCCTCTTCCTAGCGGAGGCCTTCACGCGTCCCGCGATGATGAGAACCCTGGGAATGGTGGGGTTCCAGCAGTCCTACACGTACTTCACCTGGCGGGAGTCAAAGCAGGAGCTAATCGATTACTTCGAGGAGGTCGCGAAAGACACCGCGTATGTTATGCGACCCGCGTTCTGGCCTACCACTCACGATATCCTCACGAACCAGATGACCACCGGCGGCACCTCAATCTTTGCGATTCGGGCAATTCTGGCTGCTACCGGCTCACCGACCTGGGGAATCTACTCGGGCTATGAACTGGTTGAGAATGTGCAGCGGCCTGGCTTTGAAGAGCAGATCGACAATGAGAAGTATGAGTATCGTGTCCGCCCTTGGGACGCCATTGAGCAGGCCGGGATCACTGGCCTTCTGAAGCAGTTGAACTCTGCGCGTGCGAGCCACCCGGCCTTGCAGCAGCTGCACCAAATCACGTTCCACCACACCACTAATGAGAACGTCCTCTGCTATTCAAAGCACGTCCCCGCCCGTTTCTCCCCGACTGGCAAAGACGACACCGTGATCGTTGTGGTGAGTTTGGATCCCCACAACGAGGTCGAATCAACGATCTAC
- the glgP gene encoding alpha-glucan family phosphorylase yields MKAIRRFTVRTVLPPELSILDGLARNLRWCWHYPTVEFFASLAPDAWERVNHDPVALLGEITPERFQQLAADAGVVLEAQQLDEELREYMTAAKWYQEAFDNEDKPEAIAYFSAEFGLTEVMPQYSGGLGILAGDHLKSASDLGVPIIGVGLLYGAGYFRQSLTRDGWQRETYPLLDPNNLPLTLLREADGTPTLVSLPLPGGRVLNAQVWIADVGRVPLLLLDSNIPKNDEISRQVTDRLYGGSAEHRLEQELLLGMGGIRALRAFERITGSPRPQVYHCNEGHAGFLSVERLREILETDSTMDFKSAVEAVRSGTLFTTHTPVPAGIDRFDKNVVRPYLAAIPLPGVEVEDVLTLGKESYEGGNPHVFNMAVLGLRMARMANGVAQLHGQVSRGMFQQLWPGFDVADVPITSITNGVHGPTWRDPRFQSMALEYMTPLQDADGEFWLRTSEQGGVPSGVIWAKRRELRVNLVESARQRMKESWLERGASPAEIGWADTILDPDVLTIGFARRVPTYKRLTLMLSDPERLVRLLTDPDRPIQLVIAGKSHPDDEQGVSLIQRLVQFSDDPRVRERIAFLPNYDMGLAHLLVPGCDVWLNNPLRPLEASGTSGMKCALNGALNLSILDGWWDEMYDGSNGWAIPTADGVDDPARRDQIEAAALYDLIENTIAPRFYERDDQGTPRRWVEMIRHTLATLGPKVQATRMVQDYVQQLYTPIAAASRMLDVSPYKNARELAAWKKRVRAAWPKVHVEYVEAKLPDVVQLGDNVEVATRVALGGLSPSDVQVQMVLGRVGGDDSIVSGQIIELMPVNGGENDAYRFAATEKLAVSGAVGFAVRIVPHSKLTASDAELGLVANAESTVVAAHTTTSFGQ; encoded by the coding sequence GTGAAAGCTATACGTAGATTTACAGTCCGCACGGTTCTTCCGCCGGAACTGAGTATCCTTGACGGCCTGGCACGGAACCTGCGATGGTGCTGGCACTATCCGACCGTTGAGTTTTTCGCCTCTCTGGCGCCTGATGCATGGGAGAGAGTGAACCACGATCCGGTGGCACTCCTCGGGGAGATCACGCCGGAGCGTTTCCAACAGTTGGCGGCAGATGCCGGCGTAGTCTTGGAAGCACAGCAGCTCGACGAGGAGCTGCGCGAGTACATGACCGCAGCCAAGTGGTACCAAGAGGCATTCGATAACGAGGACAAGCCGGAGGCGATAGCGTACTTTTCCGCGGAGTTCGGGCTCACGGAGGTTATGCCACAGTACTCGGGCGGCCTGGGTATCCTCGCAGGTGACCACCTCAAGTCGGCCTCGGACCTGGGTGTACCAATCATCGGTGTGGGATTGCTCTACGGTGCCGGATACTTCAGGCAGTCTCTGACAAGGGACGGATGGCAGAGGGAAACGTACCCTCTACTGGACCCCAACAATCTCCCACTGACACTGCTTAGGGAAGCAGATGGGACACCGACGCTGGTGTCACTGCCTCTTCCTGGAGGACGAGTTCTCAATGCTCAGGTGTGGATCGCCGATGTGGGCCGAGTACCGCTGCTCCTCTTGGATTCCAACATCCCTAAGAACGATGAGATCTCCCGTCAGGTAACCGACCGCCTCTACGGGGGATCAGCGGAGCATCGCCTTGAGCAAGAACTACTCCTTGGCATGGGTGGGATCAGGGCACTGCGAGCATTTGAGCGCATAACGGGCTCGCCGCGGCCCCAGGTTTACCACTGCAACGAGGGGCATGCCGGGTTCCTCTCTGTTGAGCGGTTGCGGGAAATCCTCGAGACTGACTCAACGATGGACTTCAAGTCCGCAGTGGAGGCAGTCCGCTCTGGCACCCTGTTCACGACACACACCCCTGTCCCAGCAGGTATCGATCGATTTGATAAGAACGTTGTCCGCCCGTACTTAGCAGCAATACCGCTGCCTGGAGTAGAGGTGGAAGATGTTCTGACGTTGGGTAAGGAGTCGTACGAGGGCGGAAACCCACACGTTTTCAACATGGCCGTTCTCGGTCTGCGCATGGCGCGCATGGCCAATGGTGTGGCGCAACTTCATGGCCAGGTCTCCCGCGGAATGTTCCAGCAGCTGTGGCCAGGTTTCGATGTGGCCGACGTGCCGATCACTTCCATAACCAACGGGGTGCACGGCCCAACCTGGCGCGATCCTCGGTTCCAATCGATGGCTCTGGAGTACATGACGCCGTTGCAAGACGCAGACGGAGAGTTCTGGCTACGAACCAGTGAGCAGGGAGGGGTGCCATCAGGAGTTATCTGGGCGAAGCGTCGCGAGCTACGGGTCAACCTTGTGGAGTCTGCGCGCCAGCGAATGAAGGAGTCCTGGCTGGAGCGTGGAGCATCACCGGCTGAGATCGGGTGGGCTGATACGATCTTGGATCCTGATGTTCTAACAATCGGGTTTGCGCGCCGAGTGCCAACATACAAGCGCCTGACATTGATGCTGTCGGACCCCGAGAGGCTTGTTCGTCTGCTGACAGATCCGGACAGGCCTATCCAGCTGGTTATTGCCGGGAAGTCGCACCCCGATGATGAACAGGGCGTCTCTCTGATCCAACGTCTGGTGCAGTTTTCGGATGACCCAAGGGTGCGTGAGCGGATTGCGTTCCTCCCCAACTACGACATGGGTTTGGCGCACTTACTTGTCCCAGGATGCGATGTTTGGCTCAACAACCCGTTGCGACCGCTTGAGGCATCCGGAACATCAGGGATGAAATGTGCTCTTAATGGAGCGTTGAACCTGTCGATTCTCGATGGCTGGTGGGATGAGATGTACGACGGCTCCAATGGGTGGGCAATACCAACTGCGGATGGGGTGGATGACCCAGCGCGTCGTGACCAGATCGAAGCCGCCGCCCTCTACGACCTCATAGAAAACACGATTGCCCCCAGATTCTATGAGAGAGACGACCAGGGAACACCGCGCCGCTGGGTTGAAATGATTCGCCATACACTGGCGACTTTGGGGCCGAAGGTCCAGGCGACGCGGATGGTGCAGGACTACGTGCAGCAGCTTTACACGCCCATTGCTGCCGCCTCGCGGATGCTGGATGTCTCACCGTACAAGAACGCACGTGAGCTGGCTGCATGGAAGAAGAGAGTTCGGGCCGCGTGGCCCAAAGTGCACGTGGAGTATGTGGAGGCCAAACTCCCCGACGTGGTGCAGCTGGGCGACAACGTCGAAGTCGCTACGCGGGTTGCTCTTGGCGGGCTCTCCCCAAGCGACGTTCAGGTACAAATGGTCCTCGGTAGGGTAGGGGGAGACGACTCTATCGTGAGCGGCCAGATCATTGAGCTAATGCCAGTGAATGGCGGCGAGAATGATGCCTACAGGTTCGCCGCCACCGAGAAGCTGGCAGTTTCAGGTGCGGTTGGGTTTGCTGTGAGGATTGTTC